From Primulina tabacum isolate GXHZ01 chromosome 2, ASM2559414v2, whole genome shotgun sequence, one genomic window encodes:
- the LOC142532867 gene encoding peroxisomal membrane protein PMP22 isoform X1 codes for MGSVAKKGLQQYLAQLQQHPLRTKMITAGVLSAISDIVAQKLSGFQKLQLKRLLLKVIFGSAYLGPFGHFFHILLDKLFKGKKDSKTVAKKVVLEQLTSSPWNNMLFMIYYGFVIEGRPWFHVKAKIKKEYPAVQYTAWTFWPVVGWINHQYVPLHFRVVVQSVVACFWGIFLNLRARSMALTK; via the exons ATGGGGTCGGTTGCCAAGAAGGGGTTGCAGCAGTATTTGGCACAACTCCAACAACACCCTCTTAGAACCAAG ATGATAACAGCGGGAGTACTTTCGGCGATTAGTGACATAGTGGCACAGAAGCTTTCTGGCTTTCAGAAATTACAACTCAAACGCCTTCTTCTTAAAGTG ATTTTTGGTTCTGCATATCTGGGTCCGTTTGGGCATTtctttcatattttgttagacaAACTTTTCAAGGGGAAGAAAGACTCAAAAACTGTTGCCAAGAAG GTGGTGCTGGAACAGCTGACATCTTCCCCTTGGAACAACATGCTCTTTATGATTTACTATGGATTTGTTATCGAAG GGAGACCCTGGTTTCATGTGAAAGCTAAAATCAAGAAGGAATATCCGGCTGTGCAGTATACAGCCTGGACG TTCTGGCCAGTTGTTGGATGGATAAACCACCAGTATGTGCCTCTGCATTTCCGAGTTGTTGTCCAAAGCGTCGTCGCCTGTTTCTG GGGTATATTTCTGAATCTTAGAGCAAGATCAATGGCACTGACTAAATAA
- the LOC142532867 gene encoding peroxisomal membrane protein PMP22 isoform X2, giving the protein MGSVAKKGLQQYLAQLQQHPLRTKIFGSAYLGPFGHFFHILLDKLFKGKKDSKTVAKKVVLEQLTSSPWNNMLFMIYYGFVIEGRPWFHVKAKIKKEYPAVQYTAWTFWPVVGWINHQYVPLHFRVVVQSVVACFWGIFLNLRARSMALTK; this is encoded by the exons ATGGGGTCGGTTGCCAAGAAGGGGTTGCAGCAGTATTTGGCACAACTCCAACAACACCCTCTTAGAACCAAG ATTTTTGGTTCTGCATATCTGGGTCCGTTTGGGCATTtctttcatattttgttagacaAACTTTTCAAGGGGAAGAAAGACTCAAAAACTGTTGCCAAGAAG GTGGTGCTGGAACAGCTGACATCTTCCCCTTGGAACAACATGCTCTTTATGATTTACTATGGATTTGTTATCGAAG GGAGACCCTGGTTTCATGTGAAAGCTAAAATCAAGAAGGAATATCCGGCTGTGCAGTATACAGCCTGGACG TTCTGGCCAGTTGTTGGATGGATAAACCACCAGTATGTGCCTCTGCATTTCCGAGTTGTTGTCCAAAGCGTCGTCGCCTGTTTCTG GGGTATATTTCTGAATCTTAGAGCAAGATCAATGGCACTGACTAAATAA